One Vidua chalybeata isolate OUT-0048 chromosome 22, bVidCha1 merged haplotype, whole genome shotgun sequence genomic region harbors:
- the CCNL2 gene encoding cyclin-L2 isoform X1, translating into MAAAAGGGGPAGPQAAGAAPAPVPGPGAVLIGDRLYSGVLITLENCLLPEHTLRFTPSMSSGLDPDTETELRVTGCELIQAAGILLRLPQVAMATGQVLFQRFFYTKSFVKHSMEHVSMACVHLASKIEEAPRRIRDVINVFHRLRHLREKKKPVPLILDQEYVNLKNQIIKAERRVLKELGFCVHVKHPHKIIVMYLQVLECERNQHLVQTSWNYMNDSLRTDVFVRFQPESIACACIYLAARTLEIPLPNRPHWFLLFGATEEEIQEICLKILQLYTRKKVDLSDLESKIEKKKLAIEEAKAQAKGLVPEGVPSLDNTSGFSPIPKNESPKEVKGNKPSPLPVQAMKNAKRKTEGAKRTSSNSPVNGVQKGRESRSRSGSRDQSYSRSPSRSASPKHRKSESYSTSSGSKSHSRSRSRSDSPPRQFNHSSSAYKGSKVRSYKKSKDYSKYSAHKARKSRSRSSSRSRSRSRERSDHSGKYKKKSHYYRNHRHERSRSYERAGHRYEREHPGHSRHRR; encoded by the exons atggcggcggcggcgggaggcggcggccccgcgggccCTCAGGCGGCCGGTGCGGCTCCCGCGCCGGTACCGGGTCCCGGCGCGGTGCTGATCGGCGACCGGCTGTATTCGGGCGTGCTGATTACGCTGGAGAACTGCCTGCTGCCCGAGCACACGCTGCGCTTCACGCCGTCCATGAGCAGCGGCCTGGACCCCGACACCGAGACCGAGCTGCGCGTCACCGGCTGCGAGCTCATCCAGGCGGCCGGGATCCTGCTGCGGCTGCCGCAG GTGGCTATGGCTACAGGACAGGTGTTGTTCCAGCGGTTTTTTTATACCAAGTCTTTTGTGAAGCATTCCATGGAG CATGTGTCCATGGCCTGTGTCCATCTGGCATCCAAAATTGAGGAAGCTCCCAGACGCATTCGGGACGTGATCAATGTGTTCCATCGCCTCAGACACCTGAGGGAGAAAAA AAAACCTGTGCCTCTAATATTGGATCAAGAATACGTGAACTTGAAGAATCAAATAATTAAGGCAGAAAGAAGAGTGTTGAAGGAGTTGGGATTTTGTGTTCACGTGAAGCACCCTCACAAG ATAATCGTTATGTACCTTCAGGTATTAGAATGTGAACGTAACCAACACCTGGTCCAGACCTCATG GAACTACATGAACGACAGCCTGAGAACAGATGTCTTTGTGAGGTTCCAGCCAGAAAGCATTGCCTGTGCCTGCATTTACCTGGCAGCCAGGACACTGGAG ATCCCACTTCCAAATCGCCCACATTGGTTTTTACTGTTCGGAGCAACTGAGGAAGAAATTCAAGAAATCTGCTTAAAAATCTTGCAGCTCTACACAAGGAAAAAG GTGGATTTATCTGATCTGGaaagtaaaatagaaaagaagaaattggcTATTGAAGAGGCAAAAGCACAAGCTAAAGGTCTGGTACCTGAGGGAGTTCCAAGCTTGGATAACACATCGGGATTTTCCCCTATCCCAAAAAATG AGTCTCCAAAAGAGGTTAAAGGAAATAAACCTTCACCGCTACCTGTGCAGGCCATGAAGAAtgctaaaaggaaaacagagggaGCCAAGAGAACCAGCTCCAACAGCCCAGTGAATGG TGtccagaaaggaagagagagcagAAGTCGAAGTGGAAGCAGAGATCAGAGTTACTCAAGGTCACCATCGAGGTCTGCATCCCCTAAGCACAG GAAAAGCGAGAGTTACTCCACGTCCAGCGGCTCCAAGTCGCACAGCCGCTCGCGGAGCCGCAGCGATTCCCCCCCGAGGCAGTTCAACCACAGCTCCTCGGCCTACAAGGGCTCCAAGGTGCGGAGCTACAAGAAATCCAAGGACTACAGCAAATACTCGGCGCACAAGGCGCGCAAGTCGCGCTCGCGCAGCTCGTCCCGCTCGCGCAGCCGCTCCCGCGAGCGCTCCGACCACTCGGGCAAGTACAAGAAGAAGAGCCACTACTACCGCAACCACCGGCACGAGCGCTCCCGCTCCTACGAGCGCGCCGGGCACCGCTACGAGCGCGAGCACCCCGGGCACAGCCGGCACCGCCGGTGA
- the CCNL2 gene encoding cyclin-L2 isoform X2 has protein sequence MQIMTRLRALAYSNVAMATGQVLFQRFFYTKSFVKHSMEHVSMACVHLASKIEEAPRRIRDVINVFHRLRHLREKKKPVPLILDQEYVNLKNQIIKAERRVLKELGFCVHVKHPHKIIVMYLQVLECERNQHLVQTSWNYMNDSLRTDVFVRFQPESIACACIYLAARTLEIPLPNRPHWFLLFGATEEEIQEICLKILQLYTRKKVDLSDLESKIEKKKLAIEEAKAQAKGLVPEGVPSLDNTSGFSPIPKNESPKEVKGNKPSPLPVQAMKNAKRKTEGAKRTSSNSPVNGVQKGRESRSRSGSRDQSYSRSPSRSASPKHRKSESYSTSSGSKSHSRSRSRSDSPPRQFNHSSSAYKGSKVRSYKKSKDYSKYSAHKARKSRSRSSSRSRSRSRERSDHSGKYKKKSHYYRNHRHERSRSYERAGHRYEREHPGHSRHRR, from the exons ATGCAAATCATGACGCGATTACGAGCCTTAGCATATTCAAAT GTGGCTATGGCTACAGGACAGGTGTTGTTCCAGCGGTTTTTTTATACCAAGTCTTTTGTGAAGCATTCCATGGAG CATGTGTCCATGGCCTGTGTCCATCTGGCATCCAAAATTGAGGAAGCTCCCAGACGCATTCGGGACGTGATCAATGTGTTCCATCGCCTCAGACACCTGAGGGAGAAAAA AAAACCTGTGCCTCTAATATTGGATCAAGAATACGTGAACTTGAAGAATCAAATAATTAAGGCAGAAAGAAGAGTGTTGAAGGAGTTGGGATTTTGTGTTCACGTGAAGCACCCTCACAAG ATAATCGTTATGTACCTTCAGGTATTAGAATGTGAACGTAACCAACACCTGGTCCAGACCTCATG GAACTACATGAACGACAGCCTGAGAACAGATGTCTTTGTGAGGTTCCAGCCAGAAAGCATTGCCTGTGCCTGCATTTACCTGGCAGCCAGGACACTGGAG ATCCCACTTCCAAATCGCCCACATTGGTTTTTACTGTTCGGAGCAACTGAGGAAGAAATTCAAGAAATCTGCTTAAAAATCTTGCAGCTCTACACAAGGAAAAAG GTGGATTTATCTGATCTGGaaagtaaaatagaaaagaagaaattggcTATTGAAGAGGCAAAAGCACAAGCTAAAGGTCTGGTACCTGAGGGAGTTCCAAGCTTGGATAACACATCGGGATTTTCCCCTATCCCAAAAAATG AGTCTCCAAAAGAGGTTAAAGGAAATAAACCTTCACCGCTACCTGTGCAGGCCATGAAGAAtgctaaaaggaaaacagagggaGCCAAGAGAACCAGCTCCAACAGCCCAGTGAATGG TGtccagaaaggaagagagagcagAAGTCGAAGTGGAAGCAGAGATCAGAGTTACTCAAGGTCACCATCGAGGTCTGCATCCCCTAAGCACAG GAAAAGCGAGAGTTACTCCACGTCCAGCGGCTCCAAGTCGCACAGCCGCTCGCGGAGCCGCAGCGATTCCCCCCCGAGGCAGTTCAACCACAGCTCCTCGGCCTACAAGGGCTCCAAGGTGCGGAGCTACAAGAAATCCAAGGACTACAGCAAATACTCGGCGCACAAGGCGCGCAAGTCGCGCTCGCGCAGCTCGTCCCGCTCGCGCAGCCGCTCCCGCGAGCGCTCCGACCACTCGGGCAAGTACAAGAAGAAGAGCCACTACTACCGCAACCACCGGCACGAGCGCTCCCGCTCCTACGAGCGCGCCGGGCACCGCTACGAGCGCGAGCACCCCGGGCACAGCCGGCACCGCCGGTGA
- the CCNL2 gene encoding cyclin-L2 isoform X3 has product MATGQVLFQRFFYTKSFVKHSMEHVSMACVHLASKIEEAPRRIRDVINVFHRLRHLREKKKPVPLILDQEYVNLKNQIIKAERRVLKELGFCVHVKHPHKIIVMYLQVLECERNQHLVQTSWNYMNDSLRTDVFVRFQPESIACACIYLAARTLEIPLPNRPHWFLLFGATEEEIQEICLKILQLYTRKKVDLSDLESKIEKKKLAIEEAKAQAKGLVPEGVPSLDNTSGFSPIPKNESPKEVKGNKPSPLPVQAMKNAKRKTEGAKRTSSNSPVNGVQKGRESRSRSGSRDQSYSRSPSRSASPKHRKSESYSTSSGSKSHSRSRSRSDSPPRQFNHSSSAYKGSKVRSYKKSKDYSKYSAHKARKSRSRSSSRSRSRSRERSDHSGKYKKKSHYYRNHRHERSRSYERAGHRYEREHPGHSRHRR; this is encoded by the exons ATGGCTACAGGACAGGTGTTGTTCCAGCGGTTTTTTTATACCAAGTCTTTTGTGAAGCATTCCATGGAG CATGTGTCCATGGCCTGTGTCCATCTGGCATCCAAAATTGAGGAAGCTCCCAGACGCATTCGGGACGTGATCAATGTGTTCCATCGCCTCAGACACCTGAGGGAGAAAAA AAAACCTGTGCCTCTAATATTGGATCAAGAATACGTGAACTTGAAGAATCAAATAATTAAGGCAGAAAGAAGAGTGTTGAAGGAGTTGGGATTTTGTGTTCACGTGAAGCACCCTCACAAG ATAATCGTTATGTACCTTCAGGTATTAGAATGTGAACGTAACCAACACCTGGTCCAGACCTCATG GAACTACATGAACGACAGCCTGAGAACAGATGTCTTTGTGAGGTTCCAGCCAGAAAGCATTGCCTGTGCCTGCATTTACCTGGCAGCCAGGACACTGGAG ATCCCACTTCCAAATCGCCCACATTGGTTTTTACTGTTCGGAGCAACTGAGGAAGAAATTCAAGAAATCTGCTTAAAAATCTTGCAGCTCTACACAAGGAAAAAG GTGGATTTATCTGATCTGGaaagtaaaatagaaaagaagaaattggcTATTGAAGAGGCAAAAGCACAAGCTAAAGGTCTGGTACCTGAGGGAGTTCCAAGCTTGGATAACACATCGGGATTTTCCCCTATCCCAAAAAATG AGTCTCCAAAAGAGGTTAAAGGAAATAAACCTTCACCGCTACCTGTGCAGGCCATGAAGAAtgctaaaaggaaaacagagggaGCCAAGAGAACCAGCTCCAACAGCCCAGTGAATGG TGtccagaaaggaagagagagcagAAGTCGAAGTGGAAGCAGAGATCAGAGTTACTCAAGGTCACCATCGAGGTCTGCATCCCCTAAGCACAG GAAAAGCGAGAGTTACTCCACGTCCAGCGGCTCCAAGTCGCACAGCCGCTCGCGGAGCCGCAGCGATTCCCCCCCGAGGCAGTTCAACCACAGCTCCTCGGCCTACAAGGGCTCCAAGGTGCGGAGCTACAAGAAATCCAAGGACTACAGCAAATACTCGGCGCACAAGGCGCGCAAGTCGCGCTCGCGCAGCTCGTCCCGCTCGCGCAGCCGCTCCCGCGAGCGCTCCGACCACTCGGGCAAGTACAAGAAGAAGAGCCACTACTACCGCAACCACCGGCACGAGCGCTCCCGCTCCTACGAGCGCGCCGGGCACCGCTACGAGCGCGAGCACCCCGGGCACAGCCGGCACCGCCGGTGA
- the CCNL2 gene encoding cyclin-L2 isoform X4, with protein MQKEIALVEVKPSQKPKKKKNPRELCSALQPPALLFFRNYMNDSLRTDVFVRFQPESIACACIYLAARTLEIPLPNRPHWFLLFGATEEEIQEICLKILQLYTRKKVDLSDLESKIEKKKLAIEEAKAQAKGLVPEGVPSLDNTSGFSPIPKNESPKEVKGNKPSPLPVQAMKNAKRKTEGAKRTSSNSPVNGVQKGRESRSRSGSRDQSYSRSPSRSASPKHRKSESYSTSSGSKSHSRSRSRSDSPPRQFNHSSSAYKGSKVRSYKKSKDYSKYSAHKARKSRSRSSSRSRSRSRERSDHSGKYKKKSHYYRNHRHERSRSYERAGHRYEREHPGHSRHRR; from the exons ATGCAGAAAGAAATAGCCCTTGTAGAAGTAAAACCAAgtcaaaaacccaaaaaaaaaaagaaccccagagagctttgcagtgccttgcaacctcctgctctcctgtttTTCAGGAACTACATGAACGACAGCCTGAGAACAGATGTCTTTGTGAGGTTCCAGCCAGAAAGCATTGCCTGTGCCTGCATTTACCTGGCAGCCAGGACACTGGAG ATCCCACTTCCAAATCGCCCACATTGGTTTTTACTGTTCGGAGCAACTGAGGAAGAAATTCAAGAAATCTGCTTAAAAATCTTGCAGCTCTACACAAGGAAAAAG GTGGATTTATCTGATCTGGaaagtaaaatagaaaagaagaaattggcTATTGAAGAGGCAAAAGCACAAGCTAAAGGTCTGGTACCTGAGGGAGTTCCAAGCTTGGATAACACATCGGGATTTTCCCCTATCCCAAAAAATG AGTCTCCAAAAGAGGTTAAAGGAAATAAACCTTCACCGCTACCTGTGCAGGCCATGAAGAAtgctaaaaggaaaacagagggaGCCAAGAGAACCAGCTCCAACAGCCCAGTGAATGG TGtccagaaaggaagagagagcagAAGTCGAAGTGGAAGCAGAGATCAGAGTTACTCAAGGTCACCATCGAGGTCTGCATCCCCTAAGCACAG GAAAAGCGAGAGTTACTCCACGTCCAGCGGCTCCAAGTCGCACAGCCGCTCGCGGAGCCGCAGCGATTCCCCCCCGAGGCAGTTCAACCACAGCTCCTCGGCCTACAAGGGCTCCAAGGTGCGGAGCTACAAGAAATCCAAGGACTACAGCAAATACTCGGCGCACAAGGCGCGCAAGTCGCGCTCGCGCAGCTCGTCCCGCTCGCGCAGCCGCTCCCGCGAGCGCTCCGACCACTCGGGCAAGTACAAGAAGAAGAGCCACTACTACCGCAACCACCGGCACGAGCGCTCCCGCTCCTACGAGCGCGCCGGGCACCGCTACGAGCGCGAGCACCCCGGGCACAGCCGGCACCGCCGGTGA
- the CCNL2 gene encoding cyclin-L2 isoform X5 has product MNDSLRTDVFVRFQPESIACACIYLAARTLEIPLPNRPHWFLLFGATEEEIQEICLKILQLYTRKKVDLSDLESKIEKKKLAIEEAKAQAKGLVPEGVPSLDNTSGFSPIPKNESPKEVKGNKPSPLPVQAMKNAKRKTEGAKRTSSNSPVNGVQKGRESRSRSGSRDQSYSRSPSRSASPKHRKSESYSTSSGSKSHSRSRSRSDSPPRQFNHSSSAYKGSKVRSYKKSKDYSKYSAHKARKSRSRSSSRSRSRSRERSDHSGKYKKKSHYYRNHRHERSRSYERAGHRYEREHPGHSRHRR; this is encoded by the exons ATGAACGACAGCCTGAGAACAGATGTCTTTGTGAGGTTCCAGCCAGAAAGCATTGCCTGTGCCTGCATTTACCTGGCAGCCAGGACACTGGAG ATCCCACTTCCAAATCGCCCACATTGGTTTTTACTGTTCGGAGCAACTGAGGAAGAAATTCAAGAAATCTGCTTAAAAATCTTGCAGCTCTACACAAGGAAAAAG GTGGATTTATCTGATCTGGaaagtaaaatagaaaagaagaaattggcTATTGAAGAGGCAAAAGCACAAGCTAAAGGTCTGGTACCTGAGGGAGTTCCAAGCTTGGATAACACATCGGGATTTTCCCCTATCCCAAAAAATG AGTCTCCAAAAGAGGTTAAAGGAAATAAACCTTCACCGCTACCTGTGCAGGCCATGAAGAAtgctaaaaggaaaacagagggaGCCAAGAGAACCAGCTCCAACAGCCCAGTGAATGG TGtccagaaaggaagagagagcagAAGTCGAAGTGGAAGCAGAGATCAGAGTTACTCAAGGTCACCATCGAGGTCTGCATCCCCTAAGCACAG GAAAAGCGAGAGTTACTCCACGTCCAGCGGCTCCAAGTCGCACAGCCGCTCGCGGAGCCGCAGCGATTCCCCCCCGAGGCAGTTCAACCACAGCTCCTCGGCCTACAAGGGCTCCAAGGTGCGGAGCTACAAGAAATCCAAGGACTACAGCAAATACTCGGCGCACAAGGCGCGCAAGTCGCGCTCGCGCAGCTCGTCCCGCTCGCGCAGCCGCTCCCGCGAGCGCTCCGACCACTCGGGCAAGTACAAGAAGAAGAGCCACTACTACCGCAACCACCGGCACGAGCGCTCCCGCTCCTACGAGCGCGCCGGGCACCGCTACGAGCGCGAGCACCCCGGGCACAGCCGGCACCGCCGGTGA